Genomic segment of Acidimicrobiia bacterium:
CACGCCCGGCAGGGCTATTCGATCCTCATGGCCCTCGCCAAAGGCACCGACTCCCAGCGTGCCATGCTCCAGGACGCCGTCAACCGGTGGTGGTGGCCGTCGCTCATGATGTTCGGCCCTCACGACTCGGAGTCGACCCACACGGAGCAATCGATGGAATGGAAGATCAAGCGGATCTCCAACGACGATCTTCGCCAGATCTATGTGGATCAAACGGTTCCGCAAGGCGACTACCTCGGGGTGACCTTTCCTGATCCGGAACTGCGGTTCGACGAGGAATCGGGACATTGGCGTTTCGGCGAGATCGACTGGGACGAGTTCTGGGCTGTCGTCACCGGTGACGGCCCGATGAACCGTGAACGGATCGCCCACAAGAACAAGGCATGGGAAGACGGTGCGTGGGTGCGCGAAGCTGCGAGCGCCTACGCCGACAAGCGTGCCGCCGCTTCGACGAGGGTCGCGTGAGAGGACCGCAATGAGCTACGAGGTACCGCTCGCCGAAGGCGAAACGATCGAGGACATCTCGACCGGCGAACACCAGGTGACCGGATGGCAGCTGTGGGAGGTGTTCATGCGCCCCAAGCGCGGCCTCGCGTACACCCACTGCGGGTCCGTCCACGCCGCCGATGCCGAATCGGCGATTCTCAATGCCCGCGATGCCTACACGCGCCTCGGCGGGACGGCGAGCCTGTGGGTGGTGCCGTCGAGCGCCATCCACGCATCCGATGACCCGTCGTCGATGTTTGATCCTGCCGACGACAAGCCCTACCGACATCCGACCTTCTACGAGATCCCGGACGAGGTCGGGCAGCTGTGACCGTGGCGACCGACACGGCCCTCGTCGGGTTCCTCGTGAGGCACGCTGACGACAACACCGTCATCGGGCAACGCCTCGCCGAGTATGTCTCGTCCGCCCCGGAGCTCGAGGAGGATCTCGCCGTTGCCAACAGCGCCCTTGACCACATCGGCGTCGCGATGCACCTCTACGAGTATGCAGCGGACCTCGAAGGTGGGGACGCGTCGGTCGACGGATTCGCGATGCTGCGCGACGAGCGTGACTACACGAACCTGCTCATCGTCGAACAGCCGAACACCGACTTTGCGCACATCGTCGCGAGGAGCTTTCTCTTCGGCGTCTACCAGAAGCTCCTGTGGGAGCAACTGGGGGGATCATCCGACAACCGACTCGCAGGGATTGCGGCGCGGGCGCTGAAGGAGGCGACCTACCATGTCACGCACGCGCGGAGCTGGGTGGTGCGCCTCGGGGACGGGACGGCGACCAGCCACGACCGGATGCAGGCCGGCATCGACGAGATGTGGCGGTTCACCGCCGAGATGTTCGAACCGGTCGACAGTGACGCCGCCCTTGTCGATGCCGGAATGATCGGGGACATCAGCGCACAACGAGGGCGTTTCGACGCTGCGGTCGAAGATGCGTTGGTGGAGGGAACCCTCGACATCCCGACCGACCCCTATCAGGTGTCCGGAGGGCGGCACGGAAGGCACACGGAGCATCTCGGTCACCTCCTGACCGAGATGCAGTGGCTTCACCGGTCGCATCCGGGGGCGTCGTGGTGACGGTGGTTCCCACCGTTTCAGAGGTCGCGCGCATCCTCGACGAGGTCGTCGATCCCGACATTCCAGTCCTCACGATTGCCGACATCGGCATTCTCAGGGAGGTTTCGGTCGGCGACGACGGTGCCGTTGTCGTGGGGATCACACCCACCTATTCGGGATGTCCTGCACTGGCGGTCATCGAGGAGGACATCGTTGGGGCACTCCACCGGTCTGGGATCGACGATGTGCGGGTCGAGGTCCGCCACTTCCCGGCGTGGACCACCGAATGGCTCACGGACGATGCCAAACGCAAACTCGCGGGATTCGGGATCGCCCCACCCGACTCGGTCCTCGCCGTGGTGCCCGAGGTGCTCTGCCCACAGTGCTCGTCGGGGGGGACCACGAAGGTTTCCGAGTTCGGTTCCACGGCCTGCAAGTCGTTGTGGGTCTGCACCTCGTGTGGGGAGCCCTTCGACTACTTCAAGGCGATCTGATGACGGTCACCGCGGTCGGCGCTGAATTCCATCCCGCTGTGGTGGCAGCCATCGAGCCGCTGACCAGCGACGCGGTGACCGTGTCGTTGGCCATCCCTGACGATCTGAGGACCCGATTCGACCATGTGCCGGGCCAGCACCTCATTCTTCGAGCGGTGATCGACGGTGAGGATGTTCGCAGGAGCTACTCGATCTGTTCGACGCCGGGTGCGGCAACGCCAAGCATCGGTGTCAAGCGCCTCCAAGGGGGCGTCTTTTCGACCTATGTGCACGAGCGCCTCAAGGTGGGGGACACGGTCGAGGTGACGCCGCCCACGGGCGACTTCGTGCTCGTCCCGAACCCTGCGAACCGCAACCACTATGTCGCGATCGCTGCCGGGAGCGGCATCACACCGGTCCTGTCGATGATTCGCTCCGTGCTCGCGCAGGAGCCCATGTCGATGTTCACGCTCGTGTACGGGAACCGCGACGGCGGTTCGGTGATGTTCCTCGATGAGCTCGATGCGCTCAAAGGCAGGCATCCTGATCGTTTCGCGCTCGTGCATGTCCTGAGCCGCGAAAGCCACGAAGTCGAGCTGTTCGAGGGCCGCATCGACGGTGCGAAGTTTGAGCGACTTCTCGCGACGATCATCGATGCACCTGCCGTTGCCGGCTGGTACCTGTGTGGCCCCCGCGGCATGATCGACACCGTAGCGGGGGTTCTCGGCCACCATGGCGTTGCAGGGAACCTGATCCACGACGAGCTGTTCTATGCGGGGGAGGTCACCGAATCGACTGTCGCCGACGATGACGCAGAGGGGTCGTCGGTGAGGTTCACCCTCCGTGGGCGTACCTCGACGGCGATCGTTGCAACCGACGGCGCCCCGATCCTCGACCATGTGCTTGCGATCAGGCCGGACGGTCCGTACTCGTGCCGATCGGGCGCGTGTGCGTCGTGCCGTGCGAAGGTCATACGCGGGGAGGTGCGCATGGACCGCAACTGGAGCCTCTCAGGAACCGAGGTCGAAGCGGGACACATTCTGACCTGCCAGGCACATCCCGTCACCGATGTCGTCGAGCTGACCTACGACCTGTGAGCAGGCTCACCCGCGACGACATCGTGGTGGCGTCAGGCAGGCGTTTCGCCACCCACGGATACCACGGAACCTCGATGCGCGACCTCGGCAACGATCTCGGCATCCTCGGCTCGTCGATCTATGCCCATGTTGGGGGAAAGCAGGAGCTGTTGGTTGCCGTGGTCGAGCGCGCGTCGGAGCTGTTCCGCACCTCTGCGGCGGTCGCTGTCGAGGCCGGTGGCGGTCCTGCCGAGACGCTGCAACTGCTCATCTCGGGCCACATCGATGTGCTCGTGGACCACGCCGACGAAGCGGCAACCTTTCTCAGCGAGGCCGACTTCCTCGAACAACCCGCGCGGCGACGGATCACGAGGGTACGAGATACCTACGAGGCGGTGTTCAGGGACACGATCGCCGCCGGGGTCGAATCGGGGGTATTCCGCGCCGATGCGGATCCGACGCTTTCGGGGATCTATGTGCTGTCGTTGCTCAATGCGGTCCAGCGGTGGTTCCGTGACAACGGAAGGCTCGGCAGAGCAGACCTCGCCGCGGACATGTACCGGTTCGTGCTGAAAGGGCTCAGGTAGCCTCTTCCGTGTCGACCGTGGCCACCGGAGCCGCGTGGAATGCACGCCGCGAATGAAACCCGCCCGGAATGCCTCCGGAATGCACCGGTCGAGCCGTCGGTTGCTGCAATCGGAGGTCGCGTGATGGAGCCGTTCGACATTGCCGCGCTGATGCTGCGGTCGGTACTCGGTGTGGTCATGCTGGCCCACGGGGTGAAACATGCGCGGGGTCGGGTCAAGACCAGCCGCTGGTTCGGATCCATCGGATTCAGGTCACCACAGATGCAGTGGTTGGCGTCGACGGTCACCGAGATCGGTGTCGGTGTGATGCTGATCGTCGGTTTTGGCACATCGTTGGCGGTTGCGGGCCTGATCGGCATCATGACCGTGGCGTTTGTCGCGGTGCACCGCGCAGCGGGCTTCTGGATCACGGCACGCCCCGACGAGGGCTACGAGTATGTGCTGACGCTGGCGGTGGTGGCCGCGGCCTTGGCGATGATCGGTCCGGGGGAGGTATCGCTCGACCACGCGTGGGGTGTGGATGTGTTGTTGGACGGTTGGTATGGGCTTGGCGCCGCAGCGGTCGGTGTCACCGTGGCGCTTGCGCAGCTCGCGGTGTTCTATCGACCTGGCGAGCGATGACGACCCCTACTTGCGAGAGGTGCCGTAGTTCATGTTCCGCAGACGGGCCTCGACGGTGTCGGGATCCTCGTACTTGGTGTCCTTGGACAGCAGCGACTTCATGCGGCCGTTGACATTGTCGTCGTAGGCGCGATCGGCTTTCCTGTCCTCGGAATCGCGTTTGAACAGCCTCATAGGGTTCTATCGGAGGAGATCGGGCTCACCTTGAGCGGTCCCGGAAGGGCGCGAATTCTTTCCTGGGACTCATGTGCTTGCTTGCGACGCATGCCTTTCTGGGTCTGATGTGGACGGGTCGACGCGGCGCAGCCGGGCAACACCTTCCGCCCACGGTGTGGCGCGCATTGCGAAGGCGAAGCGATCGACCTGGGTGCACAGCTCCACATCGTCGGCATGGGACCACGCAGCATCCCGGAGGCGGGCTGCCGAGGCGCCCGCTTTGACGGCTTGAGCCACGGCGGCGGGGTCGCCGGTGCCGCCCAACAGGTCCGCGAGCAAAGCGGCGGTCAGGTCGTCGTCGTCGGTCGGCGTCGTCCCGTTGCGACCACTCGCCACAATCGAGATCTCCGGCGCCGCATGGACCGCCTTCGCGGTGGCTGTCGCAACGACAAGGCTTGCAGCGAACACCGGCTCGGGAGTTGCCCCGATGGCGGCGAGGACGCAGCGGGTGCCGGCACTTGTGCGTTGGATCACGACGCGGTCCGCAAGGTCGGCCTCGAGCACCTCCGCAGGTGAGTTGCCGAGGTCGAAGTCGTCGGGACGCCGGCCCCGTTCCTCCCCACACAACACCGCCCCCGGGATGCCCCCGGCGAGGTTCCTCGCACGGTCGAGCGTGTCGGTGAGGTAGTGGCGTTCGACCCCGGATGCCTGGATGAACGCAGCGGTCGCAAAAGCCCGGAAGGTGTCGACGACGACCGCGGTGCCCGTTGCGGCCGAGGCACCTTCGATTCCTGCGAGGTGGTGGATCATCATGCCGGGAGTGTCGCACACTCACCGTCCGACGGGCCCCCGCCGACGGGGTAGGGTGCACCGGGCGGAAGGGAGAGCCATGGACAAGCAGCGGGCGACCGTCAACGGGAAGGCGATGGCCTATGTCGAGGCCGGACATGGGGAACCGATCGTGTTCCTCCACGGCAACCCGACATCGTCGCATCTGTGGCGCAACATCATCCCACACCTGTCCGACGGCTACCGGTGCATTGCCCCTGACCTGATCGGGATGGGGGACTCCGACAAGCTCGACGACGCGGGGCCGGGGTCGTATCGCTTGGTTGAGCACCGCGAGTACCTCGATGGCCTTCTCGAGGCCCTCGATCTCGGGGATCGGGTGACCCTTGTGGTCCATGATTGGGGGTCCGCACTCGGATTCGACTGGGCCAACCGCCACCGGGACCGAGTTGTCGGTATCGCCTACATGGAGGCTCTCGTGATGCCGGTGTCGTGGGACGACTGGCCGGATGCTGCGACTTCGATCTTCCAGGCGATGCGATCCGACGCAGGTGAGTCCATCGTGATCGACAAGAACATCTTCGTCGAACGGATCCTCCCCGCCTCCGTGCTCGACCCGATCGCGGAGACCGACCTTGCGGTGTACCGCGCACCGTATGTCGACGGGGGAGAGACACGAAGGCCAACCCTGACATGGCCCCGCGAGATTCCGATCGATGGCGAACCTGCCGATGTCGTCGACATCGTCGAGGAGTACGGTGCATGGCTCGCTGCGAGCGACCTCCCGAAGCTGTTCATCAACGCCGATCCGGGGATGATCCTCACAGGGCGACCGCGGGAGTTCTGCCGGACCTGGCCGAACCAATCCGAGGTCACCGTGCGGGGGCTCCACTTCATCCAAGAGGACTCACCGGTCGAGATCGCGGCGGCGATCCGCCGATGGCGGGACGACCTGTAACCGACTCACCCCGCTGGTGGGTTGTGGTTCCAAGAGCGGAGGTGTTGTTTCCTATCCTCGCATCGTGCTACGCAACGCCCTTCGGGCCGTCCTGTTGGATGTCGACTTCTACAACCGCGCCGAGATCGACACCCGCGTCACCTGGCAGGCCGGTCTCATCGTCATCGTCGCCTCGGGCTTCGCCGCGGTCGGGTCGGCCGTTGCCCTCGACGATGCCAGTGTCGTTGCGACCGTTGCTGGGGGGGTTCTCACCGGGATCACTGGTTGGATTCTGTGGAGCCTCGCATCGTGGCTGATCGGGACGCGAGTCTTCGGAGGCGAGGCAACCTTTGGTGCGATGCTGCGCGTCATCGGGTTCGCCTTCACCCCGCTTGCGATCGGCATCGTTCCTTGGCTCGGGTTCCCGGGAGCTGCGTGGATGCTCGTCGCCGCGGTCGTCGCCTTCCGGGAGGGTCTCGACATCTCGACTGCGAAAGCCATCGCCACGATGGCGATCGGGTGGGGCCTGTGGCTCGGGACGACGGTTCTGCTCAACATCGTGCTCGACTTCAACCTGGATCCATCATGGCCCTTTCCGAGCTAGCAGATAGCGTGTATTGGGTCAGGAAGAGACGCCGCGGTGCCTCGATGCCGTCGCAACCCGGCATCGGCACATCCGTCCGCGCGGGATCAAGCGCCAGCTTGTCGGCGATAGCAACTCCCACCTCCCGGTCATGAGCGAGTATGACGCAGCCGTCGTGGGGTCGGGTCCCAATGGGCTCGCCGCGGCGATCGAACTTGCGCGTTCGGGCCGCTCGGTGTTGCTCGTCGAAGCGGCAGACGAAGTTGGCGGCGGAACCAGAACGGCCGAAATCACTTTGCCGGGGTTCCATCACGATGTTTGTTCGGCAATTCATCCCGCGGCCGTGGCTTCCCCCTACTTCGACGAGATCGACCTCGATGTGGACTGGATCCAGCCCCCGATCCCGTTTGCCCACCCACTCGACGGAGGCAGAGCCGCAGGCCTCCGTCGTTCCGTCGCCGAGACCGCAGCTGGACTCGGTACCGACGGGAAACCGTACCGCAGGCTCATGACCCCATTCGTCGAGCGCATCGATGAGTCGGTGAGCGTGGCCTTTGGGCCGGTGACGATCCCACCGCCACACCTGCGTACCTTTACCCGGCTCGGGTTGATCGGCGGCCTTCCGGTGTCGGTTCTCTCAAGGAGATTCCGTACCGACAGTGGGAGGGCGCTGCTGGCCGGAGTGGCCGCGCATGCCATCGCTGATTTCCATGTCACAGCAACATCTGCGGTTGCACTGATGCTGGCGGCGATCGGGCACACGCACGGTTGGCCGCTCGCGAGGGGAGGATCCAGGGCAATTGCGCGGGCGCTCTCGGAGCGGTTCGTCGCTCTTGGCGGGGCAATCGAGCTCGGGCGAAGGGTCACCGATGTGGATGAGCTGTCAGCCGACCTGGTGTTGCTCGATGTGATGCCCCCTGCGGCACTCGCGATGGCGCGGCATCGTCTGTCGCCGTCGGTGATCCGACATCTGGCTCGTTGGCGGCCAGGACCGGGTGTATTCAAGGTCGATTGGGCCCTCGATGGCCCAATACCCTGGTCGGATCCGATCAGTGGCGGTGCGGGGACGGTGCACCTTGGTGGGAGCTACGACGAGGTACGGCTGGCAGAGCACACCGTGGCGCAAGGCAGGCACCCCGATCGACCTTTCGTGCTGCTTGCGCAACCGTCGCTGTTCGACGACCGTCGGGCCCCCGCAGGCAAACATACCGCCTGGGCATACTGCCATGTGCCGAACGGTTCCGGAGCTGACATGACCGGGGCCATCGAGCAACAGGTCGAACGGTTTGCTCCCGGCTTTCGAGACCTCGTATTGGCCCGAGCGACTCGCACCACGACGGAGTATCAGGCGTACAACCCGAACCTCGTCGGTGGCGACATCGGAGGTGGTGCGTACGGGTTGCGGAAGGTGCTCCAGATCGGGAGAACCGGTCCGTACGATCTCGGTGGTGGCATCTTTCTCTGCTCGTCTGCCACGCCGCCGGGAGCTGGTGTCCACGGCATGTGTGGCTACCACGCCGCCCGCGCCGCTCTGGGGTGAATGTGCCGCCGAGCATACCGATCAGCCGGGAGGCTGATCCTGGCTTGTGCCCCGGCGGACGACCTGCCATGGCTGGCGCCAGCTCCGGTTTGATCGCCAGAACAGCCATGTGCCCATCCCGATGGGAATGGGTGGGAGGAAGCTGAGCGCACGGAACAGCAGCACTCCGGCAGCGAGGCGGTCGGCGTCGACGGGAACACCGGTGGTGGCCTGCCACCCGAGAGTGAGGATGCCGATCCATCCGAGATCGACAAGGCCGAGACCACCGGGACTGACGGGGATCATGACCAGGAAGCGGCCGAGCGTGAATGCGAGAACGACCCACGCCACGGTGATGTCATCGGTTGACACGCCGACGGCGTAGATGGAGGCAGTGAACAGCGCCGCCATCGCGGCGTGGTTCGCGACGGTTGCTGCGGACAGGCGCAGGATCCGGTGATCGACGATGCGCTTGAGATCGGTGCGGAAACGCATCACCATGTCGTGAATCCCCGGATTGTCACGGCGAACGACGCCGAAAACCCAGCCACCAACTCGATCGGTGAAACCGGCCATGCCTTCAGCCGCGCGGTCCGACGCGAGCAGTCGTGCAACACCGAAGACCATGGCAGCGACGACGACTGCCCCCGCGATCGATACCGCCCACATCCACGGAACCGCGTTGCCGGTAAGCGCAACGACGAATACCGCGATGACCGGGAGCGCGATCCGCGCCAGCCAATCCCACACCCCGGCTCCGAGCATGCCCGCCGAGATGATGCCAGGCGTGAATCCCCACGACATGTACATGGCGTAGTTGAGCGGAAGCGCGATGGCACCTCCCGACGGGACAGCGTTCGTGACTGCGGTCCCGGTGAGGTGGTTGACCAAGGCCTCGGGGAACCGAAGGGAGCGCATCGTCTGCATCAGGACGACGGGGTACGCGGCGAGGAAGGCCAACGCAAGGGCACCGAGCACAACCCATTCGATCCCTGAGACATCCGACAGGTAGCCGACAACGGCGTCATAGTCGGCGAGTTTCGGGAGCACGAAACCGAAGACAACGACGAGGACTGCCACCGTGATCGCGACCGAAAGGACTCTTCGCCACAAGGGTTGGTGGGCACGCACGGGCACCGATTGGCCATACTCTGCGGCGTCGTCTCCGCCCGTGAGGAGGTGTTGATCGGTCATCGGCGGCAGTCCTGCCCAGGCGGGTCGCGCTCGACGAGCGACTCGGAGACCTCCCACAGCCAGCGAGCCTGGTCAGGGTCGGTGGCGTGGCGGGTCGACCTCGAGGGCGCCCTATCGGCGAAGTAGCCGCCTGCGTTGTCGGTCACCTTCGGATCCGTTGCAAGCCACACCGCGGTCGAGGCGCCCTGTTCCGGTGACACGAGCCGTCTCCGGCCGAACATGATCGCCATCGTGATGAGCAGGCTCTCCCCACGGCCGAGGTCGGTCTGCACCAGTCCGGGGTGCACGGAGTACGCCGTCACCCCTCGCCCTGAGAGGCGTCGGTTCAGCTCCTTTGCGTGGAGGATGTTGGCGAGTTTGGAGTGGCCGTACGCCTTCATCTGCCGGTAGCGACCCTCTTCGAACATCAGGTCGTCGAAGCGGATGCCGTCGGTTGCGTTGGTGTGGGCGATGGAGGCGACATTGATCACCCGTGCGGGGGCCGACGCGACCAGCAGGTCGGTCAGGAGGGAGGTCAACAGGAACGGCCCGAGGTGGTTGGTGCCGAAGGTCGTCTCGAAGCCGTCGACGGTCTCGGATCGGGATCCGAAGACCCCTCCGGCATTGTTGACCAGGACCGCGAGGTCGCCGTGGTTGGTGGTGAACTCGTCGGAGAAAGCCTTCACGGACGCCAGGTCGGCGAGGTCGAGCCGCATGACCGACACGCCCGATCCGGTCGAGTGGCCGATCTCGGCAGCGGCATCGGCGCCCTTCGCTTCGTCTCGTGCCGTGATCACCACACGGGAACCGTGGCGGGCGAGGGCCTCGGCGGTTGCCTTCCCCAATCCGCTGTTGCCGCCCGTCACCAGCACCGTGCGGTCGCGGATGTCCCATGTCATGGTCTGCGATGGTACCGACCGGCCGCGCCGGAATCGGAGCCGTTGTGGTGGGCTTCCTCTCAGAGGCGTCTCATGTGTTGTTCACGGCACTCTCATCGTGCCGCCGTAGTCTGTTGCCAATGGATTCCAAGGAAGCATCGATCCTCGTCGTTGAGGACGACCCGTCGGTCAGGGACGCCCTTGAGCGTGCCCTCGGCTTCGAGGGATATACGGTGCACACCGCTCCCGACGGCGGTGTCGCCCTTTCGATGGTCCGCAACGGCGGTCACGACCTTGTCGTTCTCGATGTCATGATGCCCCATGTGGACGGGATCGAGACCTGCCGCAGGATCCGTGCCAGCGGCGACGATGTCCCGATCCTGATGTTGACCGCTCGCACCGCGGTCGGCGACCGCGTCGACGGGTTGGATGCCGGTGCGGACGACTATGTGACGAAACCGTTCTCGCTCGACGAGCTCCTCGCACGGATCCGCGCCTTGCTGCGTCGGTCGGCCGGTGATGTCTCGAAGGTCCTCCGATTCGATGATCTCGTCATCGATGTCGGTGCTCGTTCGGTCAGTCGGTCGGGGGATGCCGTGAGGCTCACCAAGACGGAATTCGACCTTCTTGAGCTGCTCGCGAGGTCACCGGGCATCGTCCTCGACCGCGACACGATCTACGAAGAGATCTGGGGTATCGACTTCATCACCTCGTCGAACTCCCTCGATGTGTACATCGGGTATCTCCGCCGCAAGACCGAACAAGGCGGTCGGTCCCGCCTGATCCACACGGTGCGGGGCGTCGGGTATGTGCTGCGCGCCGACCCATGAGCATCACCCGCCGGATCGCGCTCGTGTCGGCGTCGGCCGTTGCGGTCACCGTCGTCATCATCTCGGTCGTCGTGTACCTCGGCGCCCGCTCAAGGGTGCTTGGACCGATCGATGACAGCCTTGCCGTGCGGGTCGAGCGATACGATCAGGCACCCTCCTTGCCGACCCAAGGCGTCGTGAGGCTGAACCCCGACGGCACGCTGCGACGAATCGATACGGCGATTCCGCGAACCTGGCTCGAGCTGTTCCGACCGCGCTCGTCGGCCGAGTTCGACGACGCATATGTGCAGCTCATCGGCCGAACCGGTGTGGTGAATGTCGGCGAGGGTGACCTCGTTTTGCCGCATCCGCAAGCGGCGGCGGTCGGGTCCGGCGAGGTCACCTTCCGGTCGGTGTGGGTCGACGGTGTCCACCTGCGCATCGCGGCCGTGCACAGCGACGCCACCAACACGATCATCCAGGTCGGTCGGCCCCTCACGGAAGCCGACGAGACCCTCGAACGATTCGCCTTCATGCTGGTGCTCACCGGAGCTTTTGGTGTCGTCCTCGCAGCGGGCCTCGGCCTCGTGGTTGCCCGCACGGCTGTGAGACCGTTGACCGATCTCGAGGCCTCCATCGCAGGGGTCGCAGGCGACCGAACCCTCGGGACACGGTTGGAGGTGAAGGGGTCCGACGAGGTTGCCCACCTCGCGCAGGCATTCAACGACCTCCTCGACGAGCTCGAAACGGCACGGCACCAGCAGGCGCGTCTCGTACGCGACGCGGGTCACGAGCTGCGGACGCCGCTCACGGCACTGCGGACCAATCTGGAGGTGTTGCAACGCCACCGGGTCGGAGAGGCCGACCGGGAGCGAATGCTCGACGCCGCGCACGCAGAAGTAGAGGAACTGTCAGCGCTCGTCACGGAGATCGTCGACCTCGCAACGGACCGCTACCAGACCGAGCCGCTGTCGGTCGTCGCGATCGCCGATGTCGTCGATGAGGTGACCGGGCGCTTCGTGCGCCGGAGCGGGCGACGGATCGTCGTCGACACCGACGACTCCGCGGTGCGCGGTCGTCGGGCTGCACTCGAGCGTGCCGTTGGCAACATCGTCGCAAACGCGGACAAGTGGTCGCCTCCCGACGGGACCATCACCATCGATGTCGCGGCCGGAACGGTGACGGTGCGTGACGAAGGGCAGGGATTCAACGCCGAGGACCTCGACCATGTCTTCGAACGGTTCTACCGCTCGACGGCTGCGCGGGCAACCCACGGATCGGGTCTCGGACTGTCGATCGTTGAACAGATCGTCACCGACCACGGCGGCACGGTCTTTGCACGGAACCGGTCCGACGGGCAAGGCGCCGAAGTCGGGTTCACCGTCCCGGTCGTTGATCGGTGACGGTGTCGGACCGACGCTTCTCACCCGGTTCTCAGCCTCCCCACACAACCCCCTGAGGCCGGCTCGGGAGACTGTGGGGGCGTCGATCGAAAGGAGAGACCATGAAACGGATCATCGCAAGCGTCGTTGCGGCTGGCGTTCTCGTCACGGGAGCCGTCGTTGCCGCTTCCGTCATCAGTTCCCCTGCGTCTGCGCAGGACGACGGCACAACGACCGAACAGGCTGACCGTCCCGACTTCGTGCCGCCACTCGAGCAAGCCCTGAGCGACCTCGTCGATGACGGGACGATCACCCAAGCCCAGGCCGACACGATCCTCGAGACCGTCAAGGCCAAGCGCGAGGAGCTGCGCGAGAAACGGCCCGGTTGGGTCGACCACCGACGCCGTCACATGCGCAGGCACCTCCACAGACAGATTGCGGACCTGCTCGAAGATGGCGTGATCTCCGCCGATGAGATCGCTGACCTGCCCGAGCGGCACCCGTTCAGGAACGAGGACGGCCCGTTCGCTGAACTCCTCGAGGACGGTCAGATCACCCAGGCGGAATGGGATGCGTTCATCGCACAGAGGAAAGCCGAGCACGAGGATCGAAAAGCGTCAGCCGAACAGTCGGTCTTGTCCGCCTGATCGGTGGCCGCTGAGCAGATCGCAAGGGAAAGGGGCACGACCCGACCATGGGTCGTGCCCCCTGAATCCCGTACGCTGTCGGGATGCACCGGGCCTCGCATCTCGTCGCAGCGGTCGCCCTCGTGACAGCCGTGTCGGGCTGTTCACAAGGGTTGTCGGCCCCGTGGGGCGGTAGCGGGCCGTCGGCCCCCGGGGGGGATGGCACCGTTCGCATCACGGGAGCGGGGGCGTTCAGCCAACCGGCGGCGAACCTCACGCAAGCCGAGGTCGCCCGGTTCCGCATCGGGGACCGGTTCTTCACCGAGCCATGGTCGGTTCCTGGGGAGGGCCGATCCGCACAGGACGGCCTCGGACCAACCTTCCTCGCCTCGTCGTGTGCGTCGTGCCATCCCGCCGACGGGCGGTCGGCACCCCCCGGTGCCGGTGACGCT
This window contains:
- a CDS encoding haloalkane dehalogenase yields the protein MDKQRATVNGKAMAYVEAGHGEPIVFLHGNPTSSHLWRNIIPHLSDGYRCIAPDLIGMGDSDKLDDAGPGSYRLVEHREYLDGLLEALDLGDRVTLVVHDWGSALGFDWANRHRDRVVGIAYMEALVMPVSWDDWPDAATSIFQAMRSDAGESIVIDKNIFVERILPASVLDPIAETDLAVYRAPYVDGGETRRPTLTWPREIPIDGEPADVVDIVEEYGAWLAASDLPKLFINADPGMILTGRPREFCRTWPNQSEVTVRGLHFIQEDSPVEIAAAIRRWRDDL
- a CDS encoding FAD-binding oxidoreductase; the encoded protein is MTVTAVGAEFHPAVVAAIEPLTSDAVTVSLAIPDDLRTRFDHVPGQHLILRAVIDGEDVRRSYSICSTPGAATPSIGVKRLQGGVFSTYVHERLKVGDTVEVTPPTGDFVLVPNPANRNHYVAIAAGSGITPVLSMIRSVLAQEPMSMFTLVYGNRDGGSVMFLDELDALKGRHPDRFALVHVLSRESHEVELFEGRIDGAKFERLLATIIDAPAVAGWYLCGPRGMIDTVAGVLGHHGVAGNLIHDELFYAGEVTESTVADDDAEGSSVRFTLRGRTSTAIVATDGAPILDHVLAIRPDGPYSCRSGACASCRAKVIRGEVRMDRNWSLSGTEVEAGHILTCQAHPVTDVVELTYDL
- the paaB gene encoding 1,2-phenylacetyl-CoA epoxidase subunit PaaB, coding for MSYEVPLAEGETIEDISTGEHQVTGWQLWEVFMRPKRGLAYTHCGSVHAADAESAILNARDAYTRLGGTASLWVVPSSAIHASDDPSSMFDPADDKPYRHPTFYEIPDEVGQL
- a CDS encoding DoxX family protein, which produces MEPFDIAALMLRSVLGVVMLAHGVKHARGRVKTSRWFGSIGFRSPQMQWLASTVTEIGVGVMLIVGFGTSLAVAGLIGIMTVAFVAVHRAAGFWITARPDEGYEYVLTLAVVAAALAMIGPGEVSLDHAWGVDVLLDGWYGLGAAAVGVTVALAQLAVFYRPGER
- a CDS encoding 2-phosphosulfolactate phosphatase; translation: MMIHHLAGIEGASAATGTAVVVDTFRAFATAAFIQASGVERHYLTDTLDRARNLAGGIPGAVLCGEERGRRPDDFDLGNSPAEVLEADLADRVVIQRTSAGTRCVLAAIGATPEPVFAASLVVATATAKAVHAAPEISIVASGRNGTTPTDDDDLTAALLADLLGGTGDPAAVAQAVKAGASAARLRDAAWSHADDVELCTQVDRFAFAMRATPWAEGVARLRRVDPSTSDPERHASQAST
- a CDS encoding YIP1 family protein — protein: MLRNALRAVLLDVDFYNRAEIDTRVTWQAGLIVIVASGFAAVGSAVALDDASVVATVAGGVLTGITGWILWSLASWLIGTRVFGGEATFGAMLRVIGFAFTPLAIGIVPWLGFPGAAWMLVAAVVAFREGLDISTAKAIATMAIGWGLWLGTTVLLNIVLDFNLDPSWPFPS
- the paaD gene encoding 1,2-phenylacetyl-CoA epoxidase subunit PaaD, with amino-acid sequence MASPVASGGVVVTVVPTVSEVARILDEVVDPDIPVLTIADIGILREVSVGDDGAVVVGITPTYSGCPALAVIEEDIVGALHRSGIDDVRVEVRHFPAWTTEWLTDDAKRKLAGFGIAPPDSVLAVVPEVLCPQCSSGGTTKVSEFGSTACKSLWVCTSCGEPFDYFKAI
- the paaC gene encoding 1,2-phenylacetyl-CoA epoxidase subunit PaaC; translated protein: MTVATDTALVGFLVRHADDNTVIGQRLAEYVSSAPELEEDLAVANSALDHIGVAMHLYEYAADLEGGDASVDGFAMLRDERDYTNLLIVEQPNTDFAHIVARSFLFGVYQKLLWEQLGGSSDNRLAGIAARALKEATYHVTHARSWVVRLGDGTATSHDRMQAGIDEMWRFTAEMFEPVDSDAALVDAGMIGDISAQRGRFDAAVEDALVEGTLDIPTDPYQVSGGRHGRHTEHLGHLLTEMQWLHRSHPGASW
- a CDS encoding TetR/AcrR family transcriptional regulator — encoded protein: MSRLTRDDIVVASGRRFATHGYHGTSMRDLGNDLGILGSSIYAHVGGKQELLVAVVERASELFRTSAAVAVEAGGGPAETLQLLISGHIDVLVDHADEAATFLSEADFLEQPARRRITRVRDTYEAVFRDTIAAGVESGVFRADADPTLSGIYVLSLLNAVQRWFRDNGRLGRADLAADMYRFVLKGLR